One part of the Macrobrachium rosenbergii isolate ZJJX-2024 chromosome 3, ASM4041242v1, whole genome shotgun sequence genome encodes these proteins:
- the LOC136853284 gene encoding cyclin-T-like isoform X2, which translates to MLSARSRLHMTTMCLQYKPTVVACVCIYIVCTWSHYEIQSVSEGKDWFWYVDKTVTHELLETLTAEFLAILDKFPSRLKKVMNATQHSEDRAKSSQAVSSSTGSSRSSLAVGTSSSISSRSHDHNSHAKPGVKGQPPQPHQHQQPQKYNLKEYNEKREKERREREKMRDRDLVDPRDSKQFTLVATSHSSHSAPPSTVQTIASSHANLHPSIPMRSKSGKSSMGRSSHPEPVKSTGSNHKAHSHGVSLSSRDSQQPIDPLRIPSEASRSDQRRDVMRSDSERYDKSSRTSSSNSNSVVDNRVAGHDVKPSVSDLRQQHVLDIKPSRQSLDSAVDRKSCVKIEAKVTERKPPEIKQEQVKVKNEIKTEVKAEPKEDVKPQYNTIFNNSDNTEFTLNDFLNDTTFLNLSDGPPEDLFDNSDSESKTDIPGLIDKNLVPQTSHPKLNKSPHLRTRSPHSCHQQQTSNHGQLPTSHGAVTSNAEQRVSESSGVSTSSYHNSRHHHSATNGSVPALQPQVTSQQQSKSSSSSSNSSRRSRDSERKNSERTEAELVPMVTKLEDTKYRTALNDPATPVKVWGEQAAQAGQASAAATATAAAAAATTTATTTTVGPSVATTVAPSSTVATTAPVAAAAAAANPAPNPAPSSTANTTSKAPPVPHSVPAVASSDQTQWKNSQPPTVLNLKRPRAEIVKEPEADQSGKKVKYEHGHHKHKEKKKHKHKEKDKNKDREHKEHKEHKKDKKHKKRKDKDKDRDKERSRTSEEVGGSAPIRITIAKDKVLYTPEPAAPLRVNASSAPAAATALPGSTPGIPKFKIQKNRIKPDLFGSTSTSPESSPAGDLNKDTPTAPLKIRISRDRICSDKESKKRRRDHSPGGDLHMSKMSRNGSDALSSHNSPQVPIKDLDPSRWSSQRQ; encoded by the exons TCTTCACATGACCACGATGTGTCTCCAGTACAAGCCGACTGTAGTTgcctgtgtttgtatatatattgtttgcacATGGAGCCATTATGAG ATTCAGTCGGTCTCAGAAGGAAAAGACTGGTTTTGGTACGTAGACAAGACCGTCACCCATGAACTTCTGGAGACGTTAACAGCAGAGTTCCTCGCTATCTTAGACAAGTTTCCTAGCCGGTTGAAGAAGGTAATGAATGCTACACAGCATTCAGAGGACAGAGCCAAGAGTAGCCAAGCTGTTTCTTCATCAACTGGTTCATCACGGTCAAGCCTGGCTGTTGGCACCTCATCATCTATATCGTCAAGGAGCCATGATCATAACTCGCATGCCAAACCTG GTGTCAAGGGGCAACCTCCTCAGCCCCATCAGCACCAGCAGCCCCAAAAGTACAACTTGAAGGAATACAATGAGAAGCGGGAAAAGGAACGccgggaaagagaaaaaatgcgtGACCGGGATCTTGTTGATCCTCGTGACAGCAAACAGTTCACTCTTGTAGCAACGTCTCATTCATCCCATTCAGCACCTCCATCAACTGTTCAGACAATTGCCTCATCCCATGCTAATTTGCATCCATCAATCCCCATGCGATCCAAGAGTGGGAAAAGCAGCATGGGAAGGAGTAGTCATCCTGAACCAGTGAAATCCACGGGTAGTAACCATAAAGCTCACAGTCATGGAGTGAGCCTGTCATCACGAGACAGTCAACAGCCGATAGACCCCTTAAGAATTCCTTCCGAGGCCTCCAGATCCGATCAACGGAGGGATGTAATGCGTAGTGATagtgaaagatatgataaatctAGTAGgactagtagtagtaatagtaatagtgttgtagataaCCGGGTGGCAGGACATGATGTTAAGCCTAGTGTGTCTGATTTAAGACAACAGCACGTGTTAGACATAAAACCATCTAGACAGTCTTTAGATTCTGCAGTGGATAGAAAAAGTTGTGTTAAAATTGAAGCAAAAGTTACAGAGCGTAAACCTCCAGAGATAAAACAAGAGcaagtgaaagtgaaaaatgaaataaagactgaAGTGAAAGCTGAACCAAAGGAGGATGTTAAACCACAGTACAATACTATATTCAATAATAGTGACAATACTGAATTTACACTAAATGATTTTTTGAATGATACTACTTTCTTGAATTTAAGTGATGGTCCACCTGAAGACCTGTTTGATAATTCAGACTCTGAAAGTAAAACTGACATACCAGGGTTGATTGATAAAAACCTAGTGCCCCAGACATCTCATCCAAAGCTTAATAAATCACCCCATTTACGAACCAGGTCACCTCATTCCTGTCACCAACAACAAACCAGTAATCATGGCCAGCTGCCAACAAGTCATGGTGCTGTGACTAGTAATGCTGAGCAACGGGTATCAGAAAGTTCTGGTGTAAGCACATCAAGCTATCATAATTCACGGCACCATCATAGTGCCACAAATGGCTCAGTACCTGCCCTTCAGCCACAGGTTACTTCACAGCAGCAATCAAAAAGCtccagcagtagtagtaatagtagtagaagGTCCAGAGACAGTGAAAGGAAGAATAGTGAAAGAACCGAAGCCGAGTTAGTACCAATGGTGACAAAGTTAGAGGATACTAAGTACCGAACAGCTCTAAATGATCCTGCTACTCCTGTTAAAGTCTGGGGTGAACAAGCTGCACAGGCTGGTCAGGCATCTGCAGCTGCCACAGCCACTGCAGCAGCTGCGGCTGCCACAACCACTGCCACTACCACAACTGTTGGTCCTTCTGTTGCCACTACTGTAGCACCCTCATCTACTGTTGCCACAACTGCTCctgtagctgctgctgctgctgctgctaatccAGCTCCTAATCCAGCTCCTAGCTCTACAGCAAATACTACCTCCAAAGCACCTCCAGTTCCACATTCTGTACCAGCAGTGGCATCATCAGATCAAACACAGTGGAAGAATAGTCAGCCACCTACAGTTTTGAATCTCAAAAGGCCAAGAGCAGAAATAGTAAAAGAGCCGGAGGCAGATCAGTCTGGTAAAAAGGTTAAATATGAACATGGCCATCATAAGcataaggaaaagaagaagcataaacacaaagaaaaagacaaaaataaggaTAGGGAACATAAAGAACATAAGGAgcacaagaaagataaaaagcacaaaaaacgGAAAGATAAAGATAAGGATCGAGATAAAGAGCGTAGTAGAACCAGTGAAGAGGTCGGTGGTAGTGCTCCAATTAGAATTACTATTGCCAAGGATAAGGTCCTTTACACTCCAGAACCAGCGGCCCCCTTACGGGTCAATGCTTCTTCAGCACCTGCTGCAGCAACTGCACTTCCAGGTAGCACACCTGGAATCCCAAagttcaagatacaaaaaaatcgCATAAAGCCTGACCTTTTTGGTAGCACTTCTACTTCACCGGAGAGCAGTCCAGCTGGCGACTTGAATAAGGACACACCCACTGCCCCTTTAAAAATAAGGATCAGTCGGGATCGGATATGTTCTGACAAGGAGTCTAAGAAGCGTAGGAGAGACCACAGTCCAGGAGGTGACCTTCACATGAGCAAGATGTCCCGCAACGGAAGTGATGCTCTATCCTCTCACAATTCCCCTCAG GTACCCATAAAGGACTTGGATCCCAGTAGGTGGAGCTCTCAAAGGCAGTAG